In Juglans regia cultivar Chandler chromosome 13, Walnut 2.0, whole genome shotgun sequence, the following proteins share a genomic window:
- the LOC109012066 gene encoding mediator of RNA polymerase II transcription subunit 32, translating into MDNMVDSLNNAYQEFVVAAANVLEAKEVSGAQKTAATDAALENFKQRWELFRVACDQAEEFVESVKQRIGSECLVDEATGSLAGKPGQAATTGLPPISAVRLEQMSKAVRWLVIELQHGSGTGASHSHPPAPFDARFSEDAAQ; encoded by the coding sequence ATGGACAACATGGTAGATTCTCTGAACAATGCATATCAGGAGTTTGTTGTTGCAGCAGCTAATGTACTTGAAGCCAAGGAGGTTTCTGGTGCCCAGAAAACAGCAGCCACAGATGCTGCTCTAGAAAATTTTAAGCAGAGGTGGGAGTTGTTCAGAGTGGCTTGTGACCAAGCGGAGGAGTTTGTGGAGTCTGTGAAGCAAAGGATAGGATCAGAGTGCCTTGTGGATGAAGCAACTGGCTCACTGGCTGGGAAGCCTGGGCAAGCTGCTACTACTGGTCTTCCACCCATTAGTGCAGTCCGGTTGGAACAGATGAGTAAGGCTGTCCGATGGCTTGTGATTGAACTACAGCATGGTTCTGGAACTGGTGCTTCCCATTCCCATCCTCCTGCTCCTTTTGATGCTAGGTTCTCTGAAGATGCAGCTCAATAG
- the LOC109012059 gene encoding dehydrodolichyl diphosphate synthase complex subunit NUS1 isoform X1, which translates to MDSREEMQKAKRSIAQVRCQEHELLVWCNLFTRLVQIGSFGLQFLWCILHFIVSIWYFLLEVTHVVESTLISSGLLKNYKALDLGKLRYLAIVVGSEEAYQTAKVTKLLQWLEAIGMKHVCLYDMEGVLKKSKEAILEKMSNTTVFQEADENDKLLDQKHMTLEFASYSDGKEAVAKAANLLFAKYLQSANSGGDPDEERIFNEPHMNEALRAVGSGGPEPDLLLVYGPARCHLGFPAWRIRYTEIVHMGSLKSMRYGSLIKAIYKFTMVRQNYGK; encoded by the exons ATGGACTCTCGAGAAGAAATGCAGAAGGCGAAACGTTCGATTGCTCAAGTAAGATGCCAAGAGCATGAGCTTCTTGTTTGGTGCAATTTATTTACTAG GCTGGTGCAGATTGGCAGTTTTGGGCTTCAATTCCTGTGGTGTATTCTGCATTTTATTGTCAGCATATGGTACTTTCTGTTGGAGGTAACTCATGTGGTCGAAAGTACCCTTATTTCTAGTGGACTACTGAAGAACTACAAAGCCCTTGATTTAGGCAAGCTCCGGTACCTCGCCATTGTGGTAGGAAGTGAAGAAGCTTACCAAACTGCTAAGGTCACTAAACTTTTACAGTGGCTGGAAGCAATTGGCATGAAGCATGTGTGCCTTTATGATATGGAAG GAGTATTAAAGAAATCAAAAGAAGCCATCTTGGAGAAAATGAGCAATACAACAGTATTTCAG GAAGCTGATGAAAATGATAAGCTACTTGACCAAAAACATATGACGCTAGAATTTGCTTCATACTCTGATGGAAAGGAAGCAGTGGCTAAAGCAGCTAACTTACTTTTTGCCAAGTATTTACAATCAGCTAATTCTGGTGGAGATCCGGATGAAGAAAGAATATTTAATGAACCTCACATGAATGAGGCGCTAAGAGCTGTTG GTAGTGGAGGACCAGAACCTGACCTCCTCTTGGTATATGGACCTGCAAGATGCCACCTAGGTTTTCCTGCATGGAGGATTCGATATACCGAGATTGT ACACATGGGATCATTGAAGTCCATGAGATATGGTTCCCTAATAAAGGCCATTTACAAGTTTACCATGGTGCGCCAGAACTATG GTAAGTGA
- the LOC109012059 gene encoding dehydrodolichyl diphosphate synthase complex subunit NUS1 isoform X2: MDSREEMQKAKRSIAQIGSFGLQFLWCILHFIVSIWYFLLEVTHVVESTLISSGLLKNYKALDLGKLRYLAIVVGSEEAYQTAKVTKLLQWLEAIGMKHVCLYDMEGVLKKSKEAILEKMSNTTVFQEADENDKLLDQKHMTLEFASYSDGKEAVAKAANLLFAKYLQSANSGGDPDEERIFNEPHMNEALRAVGSGGPEPDLLLVYGPARCHLGFPAWRIRYTEIVHMGSLKSMRYGSLIKAIYKFTMVRQNYGK, from the exons ATGGACTCTCGAGAAGAAATGCAGAAGGCGAAACGTTCGATTGCTCAA ATTGGCAGTTTTGGGCTTCAATTCCTGTGGTGTATTCTGCATTTTATTGTCAGCATATGGTACTTTCTGTTGGAGGTAACTCATGTGGTCGAAAGTACCCTTATTTCTAGTGGACTACTGAAGAACTACAAAGCCCTTGATTTAGGCAAGCTCCGGTACCTCGCCATTGTGGTAGGAAGTGAAGAAGCTTACCAAACTGCTAAGGTCACTAAACTTTTACAGTGGCTGGAAGCAATTGGCATGAAGCATGTGTGCCTTTATGATATGGAAG GAGTATTAAAGAAATCAAAAGAAGCCATCTTGGAGAAAATGAGCAATACAACAGTATTTCAG GAAGCTGATGAAAATGATAAGCTACTTGACCAAAAACATATGACGCTAGAATTTGCTTCATACTCTGATGGAAAGGAAGCAGTGGCTAAAGCAGCTAACTTACTTTTTGCCAAGTATTTACAATCAGCTAATTCTGGTGGAGATCCGGATGAAGAAAGAATATTTAATGAACCTCACATGAATGAGGCGCTAAGAGCTGTTG GTAGTGGAGGACCAGAACCTGACCTCCTCTTGGTATATGGACCTGCAAGATGCCACCTAGGTTTTCCTGCATGGAGGATTCGATATACCGAGATTGT ACACATGGGATCATTGAAGTCCATGAGATATGGTTCCCTAATAAAGGCCATTTACAAGTTTACCATGGTGCGCCAGAACTATG GTAAGTGA
- the LOC109012071 gene encoding BURP domain-containing protein 9-like isoform X2, whose protein sequence is MALRFAYGVLLFCLLLLRCDHISGARDVAKDSYESAYGTKENLKDQSGYASGYAAAYRTQKVAKDSYESAYGSKEILEDQSGYASGYAAAYQKKKDAKDTNYITAYDTKDLDAKYAEMEDVPQDQNPANEVKDVDEQHLKQEEVANQKEMNQPYIAGYTSKQANYITAYRTRQDGEETYLANYGTKEDSKDSGMKNKKQNHAHGMNDVAEKHLEKVEADNQKEMNERYIAGYRNKQYYIVGYRNRQYIAGYRTRKDAKDNYITAKEALKNSGMQYKKHCGQIDNDVKDVADQNLQQVEVAQEKEMNQPYIAGYRQYEAGYGNRQYGAGYGNKQYGDGNRQYAKDNYIAGYTGKSDQGPYIAGYRSAQDVKELDYISSYGDGKDSKESSMVHENHMAAKPSSQLDRSEAFKSGFFTMDDLFVGKTMPLRFPIQEFPHFLPREEADSIPFSMAQLSNVLQLYSILPGSPSAQAMENTLQQCESLPTKGEIKHCATSLESMLGFVHNIMGSWANLDVLTITHPTVATVSEQNYSVLRISEEIYAPKWVACHPLQYPYKVFYCHFIERSKIFKVLLGGENEHKVEAVAVCHMDTSDWDPDHILFRQLGIKPGSTSPICHFLPVYHLVWVPSPTPATASI, encoded by the exons ATGGCTCTTCGGTTTGCATATGGGGTCCTCCTCTTTTGTCTGTTGCTCTTAAGG TGTGACCACATCAGTGGAGCGAGGGATGTTGCAAAAGATTCTTATGAATCTGCTTACGGTACCAAAGAGAATTTGAAAGATCAGTCGGGTTACGCGTCAGGTTATGCAGCTGCTTACCGGACTCAAAAGGTTGCAAAAGATTCTTATGAATCTGCTTACGGTTCCAAAGAGATTTTGGAAGATCAGTCTGGTTACGCTTCAGGTTATGCAGctgcttaccaaaaaaaaaaagatgcgaaAGACACTAATTACATCACTGCTTATGATACTAAAGATCTAGACGCGAAATACGCAGAGATGGAGGACGTTCCCCAGGAT CAGAACCCTGCTAATGAAGTGAAGGACGTAGATGAACAACACTTGAAACAAGAGGAGGTGGCAAACCAAAAAGAGATGAACCAACCCTACATTGCTGGGTACACAAGCAAACAAGCAAATTACATTACTGCCTACCGAACCAGACAAGATGGGGAAGAAACTTACCTAGCTAATTATGGTACAAAAGAAGACTCCAAAGACTCTGGGATGAAGAATAAAAAGCAG AACCATGCTCATGGAATGAATGATGTAGCTGAAAAACACTTGGAAAAAGTGGAGGCGGATAACCAAAAAGAGATGAACGAACGGTACATAGCTGGTTATAGAAACAAACAGTACTATATAGTTGGCTACAGAAACAGGCAGTATATAGCTGGTTATCGAACCAGGAAAGATGCAAAAGACAATTACATAACAGCTAAAGAAGCATTGAAAAACTCTGGGATGCAGTACAAAAAGCAT TGTGGCCAGATTGATAATGATGTGAAGGACGTAGCCGATCAAAACTTGCAACAAGTGGAAGTGGCACAAGAAAAAGAGATGAACCAACCTTACATAGCTGGTTACAGACAGTATGAGGCTGGTTACGGAAACAGACAGTATGGGGCTGGTTACGGAAACAAACAGTATGGGGACGGAAACAGGCAGTATGCAAAAGACAATTACATTGCTGGATACACAGGGAAGAGTGATCAGGGCCCTTACATTGCTGGCTATAGAAGTGCGCAAGACGTGAAAGAGTTAGATTACATTAGTTCATATGGAGATGGGAAAGACTCTAAAGAGTCGAGCATGGTGCATGAAAATCATATGGCAGCAAAGCCATCATCCCAACTGGATCGCTCGGAAGCATTCAAGTCAGGCTTTTTCACCATGGATGATCTATTTGTGGGGAAGACAATGCCCCTCCGCTTTCCCATCCAAGAGTTTCCCCACTTCTTGCCAAGAGAAGAAGCCGATTCCATTCCTTTCTCAATGGCCCAACTCTCAAACGTTCTTCAACTTTACTCAATCCTTCCAGGTTCTCCCAGTGCCCAGGCCATGGAAAACACACTCCAACAGTGCGAATCTCTACCCACCAAGGGGGAGATCAAGCACTGTGCTACCTCTTTAGAGTCCATGCTTGGTTTTGTACACAACATCATGGGCTCATGGGCGAACCTGGATGTCCTAACAATCACCCACCCCACAGTGGCAACTGTCTCGGAACAGAATTACTCTGTTCTAAGAATTTCAGAGGAAATTTATGCTCCTAAATGGGTAGCTTGTCATCCCTTGCAGTACCCTTACAAAGTATTCTACTGCCACTTCATAGAAAGGAGCAAAATATTCAAGGTTTTACTAGGGGGTGAGAATGAACATAAGGTGGAAGCAGTTGCTGTATGCCACATGGACACGTCTGATTGGGACCCTGATCACATTCTCTTTCGCCAACTTGGGATCAAGCCCGGCTCGACTTCTCCAATATGCCATTTCCTCCCGGTATATCATCTTGTTTGGGTTCCATCACCAACACCAGCAACAGCCTCTATCTAG
- the LOC109012071 gene encoding BURP domain-containing protein 9-like isoform X3, with protein MALRFAYGVLLFCLLLLRCDHISGARDVAKDSYESAYGTKENLKDQSGYASGYAAAYRTQKVAKDSYESAYGSKEILEDQSGYASGYAAAYQKKKDAKDTNYITAYDTKDLDAKYAEMEDVPQDNPANEVKDVDEQHLKQEEVANQKEMNQPYIAGYTSKQANYITAYRTRQDGEETYLANYGTKEDSKDSGMKNKKQQNHAHGMNDVAEKHLEKVEADNQKEMNERYIAGYRNKQYYIVGYRNRQYIAGYRTRKDAKDNYITAKEALKNSGMQYKKHCGQIDNDVKDVADQNLQQVEVAQEKEMNQPYIAGYRQYEAGYGNRQYGAGYGNKQYGDGNRQYAKDNYIAGYTGKSDQGPYIAGYRSAQDVKELDYISSYGDGKDSKESSMVHENHMAAKPSSQLDRSEAFKSGFFTMDDLFVGKTMPLRFPIQEFPHFLPREEADSIPFSMAQLSNVLQLYSILPGSPSAQAMENTLQQCESLPTKGEIKHCATSLESMLGFVHNIMGSWANLDVLTITHPTVATVSEQNYSVLRISEEIYAPKWVACHPLQYPYKVFYCHFIERSKIFKVLLGGENEHKVEAVAVCHMDTSDWDPDHILFRQLGIKPGSTSPICHFLPVYHLVWVPSPTPATASI; from the exons ATGGCTCTTCGGTTTGCATATGGGGTCCTCCTCTTTTGTCTGTTGCTCTTAAGG TGTGACCACATCAGTGGAGCGAGGGATGTTGCAAAAGATTCTTATGAATCTGCTTACGGTACCAAAGAGAATTTGAAAGATCAGTCGGGTTACGCGTCAGGTTATGCAGCTGCTTACCGGACTCAAAAGGTTGCAAAAGATTCTTATGAATCTGCTTACGGTTCCAAAGAGATTTTGGAAGATCAGTCTGGTTACGCTTCAGGTTATGCAGctgcttaccaaaaaaaaaaagatgcgaaAGACACTAATTACATCACTGCTTATGATACTAAAGATCTAGACGCGAAATACGCAGAGATGGAGGACGTTCCCCAGGAT AACCCTGCTAATGAAGTGAAGGACGTAGATGAACAACACTTGAAACAAGAGGAGGTGGCAAACCAAAAAGAGATGAACCAACCCTACATTGCTGGGTACACAAGCAAACAAGCAAATTACATTACTGCCTACCGAACCAGACAAGATGGGGAAGAAACTTACCTAGCTAATTATGGTACAAAAGAAGACTCCAAAGACTCTGGGATGAAGAATAAAAAGCAG CAGAACCATGCTCATGGAATGAATGATGTAGCTGAAAAACACTTGGAAAAAGTGGAGGCGGATAACCAAAAAGAGATGAACGAACGGTACATAGCTGGTTATAGAAACAAACAGTACTATATAGTTGGCTACAGAAACAGGCAGTATATAGCTGGTTATCGAACCAGGAAAGATGCAAAAGACAATTACATAACAGCTAAAGAAGCATTGAAAAACTCTGGGATGCAGTACAAAAAGCAT TGTGGCCAGATTGATAATGATGTGAAGGACGTAGCCGATCAAAACTTGCAACAAGTGGAAGTGGCACAAGAAAAAGAGATGAACCAACCTTACATAGCTGGTTACAGACAGTATGAGGCTGGTTACGGAAACAGACAGTATGGGGCTGGTTACGGAAACAAACAGTATGGGGACGGAAACAGGCAGTATGCAAAAGACAATTACATTGCTGGATACACAGGGAAGAGTGATCAGGGCCCTTACATTGCTGGCTATAGAAGTGCGCAAGACGTGAAAGAGTTAGATTACATTAGTTCATATGGAGATGGGAAAGACTCTAAAGAGTCGAGCATGGTGCATGAAAATCATATGGCAGCAAAGCCATCATCCCAACTGGATCGCTCGGAAGCATTCAAGTCAGGCTTTTTCACCATGGATGATCTATTTGTGGGGAAGACAATGCCCCTCCGCTTTCCCATCCAAGAGTTTCCCCACTTCTTGCCAAGAGAAGAAGCCGATTCCATTCCTTTCTCAATGGCCCAACTCTCAAACGTTCTTCAACTTTACTCAATCCTTCCAGGTTCTCCCAGTGCCCAGGCCATGGAAAACACACTCCAACAGTGCGAATCTCTACCCACCAAGGGGGAGATCAAGCACTGTGCTACCTCTTTAGAGTCCATGCTTGGTTTTGTACACAACATCATGGGCTCATGGGCGAACCTGGATGTCCTAACAATCACCCACCCCACAGTGGCAACTGTCTCGGAACAGAATTACTCTGTTCTAAGAATTTCAGAGGAAATTTATGCTCCTAAATGGGTAGCTTGTCATCCCTTGCAGTACCCTTACAAAGTATTCTACTGCCACTTCATAGAAAGGAGCAAAATATTCAAGGTTTTACTAGGGGGTGAGAATGAACATAAGGTGGAAGCAGTTGCTGTATGCCACATGGACACGTCTGATTGGGACCCTGATCACATTCTCTTTCGCCAACTTGGGATCAAGCCCGGCTCGACTTCTCCAATATGCCATTTCCTCCCGGTATATCATCTTGTTTGGGTTCCATCACCAACACCAGCAACAGCCTCTATCTAG
- the LOC109012071 gene encoding BURP domain-containing protein 9-like isoform X1, translating into MALRFAYGVLLFCLLLLRCDHISGARDVAKDSYESAYGTKENLKDQSGYASGYAAAYRTQKVAKDSYESAYGSKEILEDQSGYASGYAAAYQKKKDAKDTNYITAYDTKDLDAKYAEMEDVPQDQNPANEVKDVDEQHLKQEEVANQKEMNQPYIAGYTSKQANYITAYRTRQDGEETYLANYGTKEDSKDSGMKNKKQQNHAHGMNDVAEKHLEKVEADNQKEMNERYIAGYRNKQYYIVGYRNRQYIAGYRTRKDAKDNYITAKEALKNSGMQYKKHCGQIDNDVKDVADQNLQQVEVAQEKEMNQPYIAGYRQYEAGYGNRQYGAGYGNKQYGDGNRQYAKDNYIAGYTGKSDQGPYIAGYRSAQDVKELDYISSYGDGKDSKESSMVHENHMAAKPSSQLDRSEAFKSGFFTMDDLFVGKTMPLRFPIQEFPHFLPREEADSIPFSMAQLSNVLQLYSILPGSPSAQAMENTLQQCESLPTKGEIKHCATSLESMLGFVHNIMGSWANLDVLTITHPTVATVSEQNYSVLRISEEIYAPKWVACHPLQYPYKVFYCHFIERSKIFKVLLGGENEHKVEAVAVCHMDTSDWDPDHILFRQLGIKPGSTSPICHFLPVYHLVWVPSPTPATASI; encoded by the exons ATGGCTCTTCGGTTTGCATATGGGGTCCTCCTCTTTTGTCTGTTGCTCTTAAGG TGTGACCACATCAGTGGAGCGAGGGATGTTGCAAAAGATTCTTATGAATCTGCTTACGGTACCAAAGAGAATTTGAAAGATCAGTCGGGTTACGCGTCAGGTTATGCAGCTGCTTACCGGACTCAAAAGGTTGCAAAAGATTCTTATGAATCTGCTTACGGTTCCAAAGAGATTTTGGAAGATCAGTCTGGTTACGCTTCAGGTTATGCAGctgcttaccaaaaaaaaaaagatgcgaaAGACACTAATTACATCACTGCTTATGATACTAAAGATCTAGACGCGAAATACGCAGAGATGGAGGACGTTCCCCAGGAT CAGAACCCTGCTAATGAAGTGAAGGACGTAGATGAACAACACTTGAAACAAGAGGAGGTGGCAAACCAAAAAGAGATGAACCAACCCTACATTGCTGGGTACACAAGCAAACAAGCAAATTACATTACTGCCTACCGAACCAGACAAGATGGGGAAGAAACTTACCTAGCTAATTATGGTACAAAAGAAGACTCCAAAGACTCTGGGATGAAGAATAAAAAGCAG CAGAACCATGCTCATGGAATGAATGATGTAGCTGAAAAACACTTGGAAAAAGTGGAGGCGGATAACCAAAAAGAGATGAACGAACGGTACATAGCTGGTTATAGAAACAAACAGTACTATATAGTTGGCTACAGAAACAGGCAGTATATAGCTGGTTATCGAACCAGGAAAGATGCAAAAGACAATTACATAACAGCTAAAGAAGCATTGAAAAACTCTGGGATGCAGTACAAAAAGCAT TGTGGCCAGATTGATAATGATGTGAAGGACGTAGCCGATCAAAACTTGCAACAAGTGGAAGTGGCACAAGAAAAAGAGATGAACCAACCTTACATAGCTGGTTACAGACAGTATGAGGCTGGTTACGGAAACAGACAGTATGGGGCTGGTTACGGAAACAAACAGTATGGGGACGGAAACAGGCAGTATGCAAAAGACAATTACATTGCTGGATACACAGGGAAGAGTGATCAGGGCCCTTACATTGCTGGCTATAGAAGTGCGCAAGACGTGAAAGAGTTAGATTACATTAGTTCATATGGAGATGGGAAAGACTCTAAAGAGTCGAGCATGGTGCATGAAAATCATATGGCAGCAAAGCCATCATCCCAACTGGATCGCTCGGAAGCATTCAAGTCAGGCTTTTTCACCATGGATGATCTATTTGTGGGGAAGACAATGCCCCTCCGCTTTCCCATCCAAGAGTTTCCCCACTTCTTGCCAAGAGAAGAAGCCGATTCCATTCCTTTCTCAATGGCCCAACTCTCAAACGTTCTTCAACTTTACTCAATCCTTCCAGGTTCTCCCAGTGCCCAGGCCATGGAAAACACACTCCAACAGTGCGAATCTCTACCCACCAAGGGGGAGATCAAGCACTGTGCTACCTCTTTAGAGTCCATGCTTGGTTTTGTACACAACATCATGGGCTCATGGGCGAACCTGGATGTCCTAACAATCACCCACCCCACAGTGGCAACTGTCTCGGAACAGAATTACTCTGTTCTAAGAATTTCAGAGGAAATTTATGCTCCTAAATGGGTAGCTTGTCATCCCTTGCAGTACCCTTACAAAGTATTCTACTGCCACTTCATAGAAAGGAGCAAAATATTCAAGGTTTTACTAGGGGGTGAGAATGAACATAAGGTGGAAGCAGTTGCTGTATGCCACATGGACACGTCTGATTGGGACCCTGATCACATTCTCTTTCGCCAACTTGGGATCAAGCCCGGCTCGACTTCTCCAATATGCCATTTCCTCCCGGTATATCATCTTGTTTGGGTTCCATCACCAACACCAGCAACAGCCTCTATCTAG
- the LOC109012058 gene encoding ATP-dependent Clp protease proteolytic subunit 6, chloroplastic, giving the protein MVASAISVRLNFSIASCDRDSSIPLFSRRNSRRSIVCALPSPYRDSLTSGLSSKTCGLPRKHAEKDFHDVGKSYDAIEAKTGNPPIMPAVMTPGGPLDLSSVLFRNRIIFIGQPVTSQVAQRVISQLVTLATVDEDADILVYLNCPGGSTYSVLAIYDCMSWIKPKVGTVCFGVAASQGALLLAGGEKGMRYAMPNARIMIHQPQGGCGGHVEDVRRQVNEAVQSRHKIDKMYAAFTGQSLEKVQQYTERDRFLSVSEAMEFGLIDGVLETEY; this is encoded by the exons ATGGTAGCTTCAGCTATCTCCGTGCGTTTAAACTTCTCAATCGCTTCTTGTGACAGAGACTCGTCCATTCCTTTATTTTCCCGCAG AAACTCAAGGAGGTCGATAGTCTGCGCCTTGCCAAGTCCCTACCGAGATTCTTTAACATCTG GCTTATCCAGTAAAACTTGTGGGTTACCTCGTAAGCATGCAGAGAAGGATTTTCATGATGTTGGTAAAAG TTATGATGCAATAGAAGCCAAAACGGGGAATCCACCCATAATGCCAGCTGTGATGACCCCAGGAGGGCCTTTAGATCTCTCGTCTGTGTTATTCAGGAATCGCATAATCTTCATTGGGCAGCCAGTCACCTCACAGGTGGCTCAACGAGTCATATCGCAGCTTGTAACTCTGGCAACTGTTGATGAGGATGCAGATATTCTG GTGTATTTGAACTGCCCTGGTGGAAGTACATACTCTGTGCTGGCCATATATGATTGCATGTCTTGG ATAAAGCCCAAGGTTGGCACAGTATGTTTTGGAGTAGCAGCAAGCCAGGGCGCACTTCTTCTTGCTGGTGGAGAAAAGGGAATGCGCTATGCAATGCCAAATGCACGTATTATGATACATCAACCACAGGGTGGATGTGGG GGTCATGTGGAAGATGTGAGGCGCCAAGTGAACGAAGCAGTTCAATCTCGCCAT AAAATTGACAAAATGTATGCTGCTTTTACTGGTCAATCTCTTGAGAAAGTGCAACAATACACTGAAAGGGACCGTTTCTTGTCTGTTTCTGAG GCTATGGAGTTTGGACTAATCGATGGCGTGCTAGAAACTGAATATTGA